Proteins encoded by one window of Aphidius gifuensis isolate YNYX2018 linkage group LG2, ASM1490517v1, whole genome shotgun sequence:
- the LOC122848906 gene encoding uncharacterized protein LOC122848906: MDPLPSKNLYAVFGEYLTVSLNVEHRENSSCTIKKICHVECNQQSNLVKFQRVGACGFRVRADESSSWLISQQTRHYLRHGSFDISIRKTTIPVKLSFYDNTSAVIPLDSFDKSFCKIKRPNTKKKYYGLEYFIENIDKSNEGKWEVEYYNNLNGDEDAEELIHTKIYQVTVEDKPEVFVDIFINNNRTMAKIGCKIQFESLKQCTFEGPHGTVVNEQVTAENSRYNIEVLNKIETSDDLSKCELTIYNLTTRDSGSWKCSLRDDIHTVNQTLFMNDQSMTSINYMFKTIYQEFNINCTENNEWQSCSLQHPDGKIDIYNKKNKSILNTCGIKINEAKLKHTGNWTCKILNSDGVTETKKIFSVKITKDKVVPIIKHEIVDKKKETILEAMPFSDDGDERIEKCIWEHPNGDDLRDHDKYIIHSNNETCSLRIKDTKENDKGTWICRIELSTLKNTTLIRTAYFDLHEVESTWRFIVTIGQWTVTIFYLVLLVGSLLWYILHVNTVSTNKNDECKSTKRLLEKPSIEVRAINSNINSV, encoded by the exons ATGGATCCATTAccaagtaaaaatttatatgcagTTTTTGGTGAATATTTAACAGTGTCATTGAATGTTGAACACCGTGAAAATTCAAGTTGcacgattaaaaaaatatgccacGTTGAATGTAACCAACAATCAAATCTcgtg aaatttcaaaGAGTTGGAGCATGTGGTTTTCGTGTACGTGCTGATGAATCATCCAGCTGGTTGATCAGTCAACAAACGAGGCATTATTTGAGACATGGATCATTCGATATTTCCATTAGAAAAACTACAATACCAGTCAAACTAAGT ttttATGATAACACAAGTGCTGTAATACCTCTtgattcatttgataaatcattttgtaaaattaaaagaccaaatactaaaaaaaaatactatgggttagaatattttatagaaaatattgataaatcgaATGAAGGTAAATGGGAAGTTGAATATTACAACAATTTAAATGGTGATGAAGATGCTGAAGAGTTGAttcatacaaaaatttatcaagtcaCTGTTGAAG ataaaccagaagtttttgttgatatttttataaataacaacagGACAATGGCTAAAATTGGATgcaaaattcaatttgaaaGCTTAAAACAATGCACATTTGAAGGACCACATGGTACAGTAGTCAATGAACAAGTTACAGCTGAAAATTCAAg atataatattgaagtgttaaataaaatagaaaccTCAGATGATTTATCGAAATGTGAATTaactatttacaatttaacaaCTCGAGATTCTGGATCATGGAAGTGTTCATTACGTGATGATATTCACACTGTTAATCAAACATTATTTATGAATGATCAATCAATGAcatcaataaattacatgtttaaaacaatttatcaagaatttaAT ATCAACTGTacagaaaataatgaatggCAATCGTGTTCATTACAACATCCAGatggtaaaattgatatttataataaaaaaaataaatcaatattaaatacatgtggtataaaaataaatgaagctAAATTAAAACATACTGGTAATTGGacatgtaaaatattaaattctgaTGGTGTTactgaaactaaaaaaatattttcagtaaaaataacaa aaGACAAAGTGGTACCAATTATAAAACATGaaatagttgataaaaaaaaagaaacaattcTTGAAGCAATGCCATTttctgatgatggtgatgaacgAATTGAAAAATGCATATGGGAACATCCAAATGGAGATGATTTAAGAgatcatgataaatatataattcattcaaataatGAAACTTGCAGTTTGCGAAttaaag atACCAAAGAAAATGACAAGGGAACATGGATATGTCGTATTGAATtatcaactttaaaaaatactacacTCATTCGAACAGCATATTTTGATCTTCATGAAGTTGAATCAACTTGGAGATTTATTGTGACAATTGGACAATGGACagtaacaatattttatcttgttttactTGTTGGATCATTACTTTGGTATATTCTTCATGTCAATACAGtttcaacaaacaaaaatga tgAATGCAAAAGTACAAAAAGACTGTTAGAAAAACCTAGCATAGAAGTACGtgcaattaattcaaatataaattcagtgtaa
- the LOC122848910 gene encoding rab5 GDP/GTP exchange factor-like, protein MWTIKSPSLRVDEADLKCKNGCGFYGNEQWEGYCSKCYREHVQKTRASKERHNRVKNSHHQHHHHHENEGTSRQNQTSNSPRTDEKNRHHNEKKTKLLSIPSFLKQSMKNQGNDELLKELTHNNEDLDKVKYDNRDLLLKLTKQTDKDIKKCIHSLVSNILQNRNVKKIDELSEITQNFYQIFSKRMDNSDNYNNIQQDIKEKLLDYVERYTMTLLYSLLFCPQSTNDEEKDLIIQNRIRQLNWVTCHNLECKISEKSSDVRELVYTSITDLLNMDSVKAPQEKLLSIINCCNNIFKLLQLSVGGPASADEFLPALIFIVLKANPSRLKSNINYITRFCNSSKLMTGEGGYYFTNLCCAVSFIENLTAESLNMSDKEFNLYMSGKCLPANTWNSALTICENLHFICDDNILLDELKDKNNYVIEECLLLKNSIKEFQDNVKEQVENTIDKFPLIITKSQRVPTNFDCDDVEIYKLPPPIIPQVYSGKLDNDDNDVKNNLIDESVTPSPTFDFPSFMDCSLDKNKQDDNTSLISLDAQCDYSSGDNDNNIFQGGSTAQQIDSNDYHGFTLQGSTIPTIPCNTGDLSSDHEADNYSSYFHNI, encoded by the exons GTGTAAAGAAcagtcatcatcaacatcatcatcatcatgaaaa tGAAGGTACATCAAGACAAAATCAGACATCAAATTCACCACgtactgatgaaaaaaatcgtcatcataatgaaaaaaaaacaaaacttctAAGTATAccatcatttttaaaacaatcaatgaaaaatcaagGTAATGATGAGCTGTTGAAAGAATTAACACATAATAATGAAGATCTTGATAAAGTAAAATATGATAATcgtgatttattattaaaattaacaaaacaaactgataaagatattaaaaaatgtatacattCATTAGTTAgtaatatattacaaaatcgaaatgtcaaaaaaattgatgaattatcagaaataacacaaaatttctatcaaataTTTTCGAAACGTATGGATAATagtgataattataataacataCAACAagatattaaagaaaaattattagattatGTTGAACGTTATACAATGACATTATtatatagtttattattttgtccacaatcaacaaatgatgaagaaaaagatttaataatacaaaatagaaTACGTCAATTAAATTGGGTAACATGTCATAATCTTGAATGTAAAATATCAGAAAAAAGTTCAGATGTACGTGAACTTGTTTATACATCAATAactgatttattaaatatggaTTCAGTTAAAGCACCACAagaaaaactattatcaattataaattgttgtaataatatatttaaattattacagcTATCAGTTGGTGGACCAGCATCTGCTGATGAATTTTTACCagcattaatatttattgtactaAAAGCAAATCCATCAAgattaaaaagtaatattaattatataacaaGATTTTGTAATTCAAGTAAACTAATGACTGGTGAAGGtggttattattttacaaatttatgttGTGCTGtatcatttattgaaaatttaacagctgaatcattaaatatgtctgataaagaatttaatttatacatgtCTGGTAAATGTTTACCAGCAAATACATGGAATTCAGCATTAACAATATgtgaaaatttacattttatttgtgatgataatatattattagatgaattaaaagataaaaataattatgttattgAAGAATGTTTATTGcttaaaaatagtattaaagAATTTCAAGATAATGTTAAAGAACAAGTTGAAAATACTATTGATAAATTTCCATTGATAATAACTAAAAGTCAAAGAGTACCAACTAATTTTGATTGTGATGatgttgaaatttataaattaccaCCACCAATTATACCACAG GTTTATTCAGGCAAATTggacaatgatgataatgatgttaaaaataatttaattgatgaatcTGTAACACCATCACCGACATTTGATTTTCCATCATTTATGGATTGTTCATTggacaaaaataaacaagatgaTAATACAAGTTTAATTAGTCTTGATGCACAATGTGATTATTCAAGtggtgataatgataataacatttttcaaGGTGGATCAACAGCTCAACAAATTGATAGTAATGATTATCATGGTTTTACATTACAAGGCTCAACTATTCCAACAATACCATGTAATACTGGTGATTTATCAAGTGATCATGAAGCtgataattattcatcatattttcataatatttaa
- the LOC122848904 gene encoding fructose-1,6-bisphosphatase 1 — protein MTSIDSNCMTLTRFVLAEQRKVPSATGDLTQLLNSIQTAVKAVSSAVRKAGIANMYGIAGNINVQGEEVKKLDILSNELFINMLTSSYTTCLLVSEENENIIEVETDKQGKYIVCFDPLDGSSNIDCLVSVGSIFGIYKKSDNKESNINHALQHGRNLVASGYALYGSATMIVLSIGSGVNGFMYDPSIGEFILTEKNMKIPSRGKIYSINEGYESLWDPAIKEYIQSKKYPKNGKPYGARYVGSMVADVHRTIKYGGIFLYPASIDNPTGKLRLLYECIPMAHIINEAGGKTSNGKIDILDIVPENIHQRSPIYLGSKDDVNDLLNCIEKHDKKMKM, from the exons atgacaTCAATTGATTCAAATTGCATGACATTAACACGTTTTGTACTTGCTGAACAACGGAAAGTACCATCAGCAACTGGTGATTTAACACAACTATTAAATTCTATTCAAACAGCTGTTAAGGCTGTTAGTTCGGCTGTTAGAAAAGCCGGAATTGCAAATat gTATGGAATTGCTGGTAACATTAATGTACAAGGTGAAGAagttaaaaaacttgatatattatcaaatgaattatttataaatatgttaaCATCATCATACACAACATGTTTATTAGTCAgtgaagaaaatgaaaatatcattgaaGTTGAAACAGATAAACAaggaaaatatattgtttgttttgatCCACTTGATGGttcatcaaatattgattGTCTAGTATCTGTTGGTTCAATATttggtatttataaaaaatcagataacaaagaatcaaatattaatcatgCATTACAACATGGAAGAAATTTAGTTGCATCTGGTTATGCACTTTATGGATCAGCAACAATGATTGTATTATCAATTGGTAGTGGTGTTAATGGATTTATGTATGATCCATCAATTGGTGAATTTATattgactgaaaaaaatatgaaaataccAAGTAGAGGAAAAATTTAcag tatcaaTGAAGGATATGAATCACTCTGGGATCCAGCAATAAAAGAATACATACAATCGAAAAAATATCCTAAAAATGGTAAACCATATGGAGCTAGATATGTTGGATCAATGGTTGCTGATGTTCATAGAACAATTAAATATGgtggtatttttttgtatccaGCAAGTATAGATAATCCAACTGGAAag cTACGTTTACTTTATGAATGCATACCAATGGCTCATATCATCAATGAAGCTGGTGGCAAAAcatcaaatggaaaaatagATATACTCGATATTGTGCCagaaaatattcatcaaagaTCTCCAATATATTTAGGCTCCAAAGATGATgtcaatgatttattaaattgcattgaaaaacatgataaaaaaatgaaaatgtaa
- the LOC122848908 gene encoding E3 ubiquitin-protein ligase TRIM37-like → MASRDSSSTNTRTPGDEYSVETLAEVFRCFICMEKLRDAHLCPHCSKLCCYNCIRRWLTEQRSQCPHCRASLHLHELVNCRWVEEVTQQLDTLQATGLTNIRIDETRDRCTIHREKLTVYCWTCGRCICHQCALWGGTHSGHTFKPLEEVYEQHVTQITNEIGQLKRRLIELVNIIQDVDKNVECIRQAKDERVREIRNAIELMISRLDSQLKAKLLILMGQKNSLTLESEQLELLLQEIENQLTTSTRSELIIKSSELTRMIHQIRKKPITSFLTPQIPADFNSEIVPTYDCSTFVMQNFTQLQLKADPVYSLPLHVNGLCWRLKVYPDGNGVVRGNYLSVFLELSAGLPEISKYEYRVEMIHQGSRDTSKNIVREFASEFEIGECWGYNRFFRLDLLATEGYLNTSLDTLILRFQVRPPTFYQRCRDQQWYISQLITVQNQYSTQINELKERLTIEISKNNINKNKTNNQNNLLSSVSHQQQHQIDKQDDNETVDTSEQNINLNCRDNNTSNLLNNDSNNSIPNRLEMTIDSTPINLIGHHHNDVNQLTVPTLLPQQSLDLSSSSSSESGDISEHDVFLDEADHDDLNLTLIDDNSNDENDVDESMTGENDVETAEALRPWYNNKNTCKNQIEENACAANPRRLRTSEVLDDEIMLLHLFELQERNAGWCLPCLKHHLSNKHDETHGATTSSSSSSTTTIPTCLSTCPHLSSHTQFNGVASKPDQLPSSPSSPPNTLQNSFSPLSNYSDAMRRLNLSQTISPLKNPVIKLQNNQSNIKNLHKDNEVNKKHEKNFFTDTTIASRDDDDNNNSDIKLPNVAINIRKSGIVKSSSCTSDVVNRRQSIGSEIDKMYEFKQLLESIQSPMSKKDAAVCYLKLKNNLWMDEDNDNKNSQNYLSSVKTPPMSSLASTSMIGQSDGISEPVNYSWVPPVYQPRPERKKNTKSLPGLQLPLSKPTSSDNNSIDKSEDDKN, encoded by the exons atggcCAGCAGAGATTCCAGTTCAACAAATACTCGTACACCAGGTGATGAGTACAGTGTCGAG ACATTGGCTGAAGTATTTCGTTGTTTTATTTGTATGGAAAAATTACGTGATGCACATTTATGTCCTCATTGTAGTAAATTATGTTGTTATAATTGCATAAGAAGATGGCTTACTGAACAACGTTCACAATGTCCACATTGTCGTGCATCATTACATTTACATGAATTAGTTAATTGTCGTTGGGTTGAAGAAGTAACACAACAATTAGATACATTACAAGCAACTGGTTTAACAAATATACGTATTGATGAAACACGTGATAGATGTACAATACATCGTGAAAAATTAACAGTATATTGTTGGACATGTGGACGTTGTATTTGTCATCAATGTGCATTATGGGGTGGTACACATTCTGGTCATACATTTAAACCACTTGAAGAAGTATATGAACAACATGTTACacaaataacaaatgaaattggACAATTAAAACGTCGTTTAATTGAACTTGTTAATATAATACaagatgttgataaaaatgttgaatgtATTAGACAAGCTAAAGATGAACGTGTACGTGAAATACGTAATGCAATTGAACTTATGATATCACGTTTAGATTCACAATTAAAagctaaattattaatattaatgggacaaaaaaattcattaacacTTGAATCAGAACAACTTGAATTGTTATTAcaagaaattgaaaatcaattaacaaCAAGTACAAGATctgaattaattataaaaagttcAGAATTAACAAGAATGATACatcaaattagaaaaaaaccaataacaaGTTTTTTAACACCACAAATACCAGCTGATTTTAATAGTGAAATTGTACCAACATATGATTGTTCAACATTTGTCATGCAAAATTTTAcacaattacaattaaaagcTGATCCAGTATATTCATTACCATTACATGTTAATGGTCTTTGTTGGCGTTTAAAAGTATATCCAGATGGTAATGGTGTTGTACgtggtaattatttatcagtatTTCTTGAATTAAGTGCTGGTTTAcctgaaatatcaaaatatgaaTATAGAGTTGAAATGATACATCAAGGTTCACGTGATActagtaaaaatattgtacGTGAATTTGCATCGGAATTTGAAATTGGTGAATGTTGGGGTTATAATAGATTTTTTCGTCTTGATTTATTAGCAACTGAAGgatatttaaatacatcatTAGATACATTAATTTTACGTTTTCAAGTTAGACCACCAACATTTTATCAACGTTGTCGTGATCAACAATGGTACATTTCACAATTAATAACAGTacaaaatcaatattcaacacaaattaatgaattaaaagaaaggctaacaattgaaatatcaaaaaataatattaataaaaataaaacaaataatcaaaataatttattatcatcagtttcacatcaacaacaacatcaaattgataaacaagATGACAATGAAACTGTTGATACATctgaacaaaatattaatttaaattgtcgtgataataatacaagtaatttattaaataatgatagcaACAATTCAATACCAAATAGATTAGAAATGACAATTGATTCAAcaccaattaatttaattggacATCATCATAATGATGTTAATCAATTAACAGTACCAACATTGTTGCCACAACAATCATTagatttatcatcaagtaGCAGCAGTGAAAGTGGT GATATTAGTGAACATGATGTATTTCTTGATGAAGCTGatcatgatgatttaaatttgacaCTTATTGATGACAattcaaatgatgaaaatgatgttgatgaatcaATGACAg gtgAAAATGATGTTGAAACTGCTGAAGCATTAAGACCttggtataataataaaaatacttgtaaaaatcaaattgaagaaaatgcATGTGCAGCTAATCCCCGaag aTTGAGAACAAGTGAAGtacttgatgatgaaataatgcTGCTGCATTTATTTGAATTGCAAGAAAGAAATGCAGGCTGGTGTTTGCCATGTTTGAAGCatcatttatcaaataaacatgATGAAACACACGgtgcaacaacatcatcatcatcatcatcaacaacaacaataccaACCTGTTTATCAACATGTCCTCATTTATCATCTCATACACAATTTAATGGTGTTGCATCGAAGCCAGATCAATtaccatcatcaccatcatcaccaccaaaTACATTGCAAAATTCATTTTCAccattatcaaattattcagATGCAATGAGACgattaaatttatcacaaaCAATATCACCATTAAAAAATCcagttataaaattacaaaataatcaatcaaatattaaaaatttacataaagacaatgaagtaaataaaaaacatgaaaaaaatttttttactgataCGACAATTGCAAGtagagatgatgatgataataataattcagatATAAAACTTCCAAATGTTGCtattaatattagaaaaagtGGAATTGTTAAGTCTTCATCATGTACATCTGATGTTGTTAATCGTCGTCAATCAATTGGTTCAGAAATCGATAAAATGTATGAATTTAAACAGCTACTAGAATCAATACAATCACCAATGTCAAAAAAAGATGCTGctgtttgttatttaaaattaaa aaataatttatggaTGGATgaagataatgataataaaaatagtcaaaattatttatcaagtgtTAAGACACCTCCAATGTCATCACTGGCATCTACCTCAATGATTGGACAATCTGATGGAATTTCAGAACCAGTTAATTACAGCTGGGTACCACCAGTTTATCAACCTAGACctg aacgtaaaaaaaatacaaaatcacTGCCAGGACTTCAATTGCCATTATCAAAACCAACAAGTAGTGATAATAATTCTATAGATAAATctgaagatgataaaaattaa
- the LOC122848907 gene encoding tektin-1 — MNRKVHKFSSNMEILPPLPQRFTIDDWHLNNQSRLRSCQTHCKLVESIIEESDRVCNSTCELIKNNKLTSDYKLEEKLSHIKFCREELLRTRKETCLEIDGLLTYKTRLIDALSSIRRNALLICQKCLIAREHRLGIDLTIDEVEKQLRIEHKVIQGVESTVVKTLEKLKEQIRVLKSSLYFIDKDLNDKDDNYRIDRHNKLLKETSMNLSVYHGAAPLDPSTITIQEWELQSHENILEAMKQINSGKILRNYIDTILKQIVDDLNSQVDKTNEAFDKRICETKEIKSTFETQHADIIKKVNEMSKNINRLEVMIAEKEGFIALAHTRLGNRCKRRNLEMTRDNVEEQLVNEVANIRDNVEKLQQTLCDAQASLRCILKMQIQLEEDINVKVNTLKIDEVECMTMRQSLNFNAY, encoded by the exons atgaataGAAAAGTTCATAAATTTTCTAGTAATATGGAAATTCTTCCACCATTGCCACAAAGATTTACAATTGATGATTGGCATTTAAACAATCAATCAag attaaGAAGCTGTCAAACTCATTGTAAACTTGTTGAAAGTATTATTGAAGAATCCGATCGTGTTTGTAATTCAACATGTGagctaataaaaaacaataaattaacaagtgaTTATAAATTAGAAGAGAAGCTAtcacatataaaattttgtagagAAGAATTATTACGTACAAGAAAAGAAACTTGTCTTGAAATTGATGGATTATTAACATATAAAACACGTCTCATTGATGCACTGTCATCAATAAGAAGAAATGCACTATTAATATGtcaaaaatgtttaattgcCAG agAACATCGTTTAGGTATTGATTTAACAATTGATGAAGTTGAAAAACAATTGAGAATTGAACACAAAGTAATACAAGGTGTTGAAAGTACTGTTGTTAAaacattagaaaaattaaaagaacaaaTACGTGTATTAAAatcaagtttatattttattgataaagatttaaatgataaagatGATAATTATCGTATTGATAGACATAATAAATTACTAAAAGAAACAAGTATGAATCTTAGTGTCTATCATGGTGCAGCTCCACTTGATCCAtc aacaATAACAATTCAAGAATGGGAACTTCAAAGTCATGAAAATATACTTGAAGCTATGAAACAAATTAATTCTGGTAAAATATTACGTAATTATATTGatacaatattaaaacaaattgttgatgatttaaattcacaagttgataaaacaaatgagGCATTTGATAAACGTATTTGtgaaacaaaagaaattaaatcaacTTTTGAAACACAACATGCTGAT attattaaaaaagtcaatgaaatgagtaaaaatataaatcgttTAGAAGTTATGATTGCTGAGAAGGAAGGTTTTATTGCATTGGCACATACACGTTTAGGTAATCGTTGTAAACGTCGTAATCTTGAAATGACACGTGACAATGTTGAAGAACAATTGGTTAATGAAGTTGCAAATATACGtgataatgttgaaaaattacaacaaacaTTATGTGAT gcACAAGCAAGTTTAcgttgtatattaaaaatgcaaattcaACTTGAAGAAGATATTAATGTCAAagtaaatacattaaaaattgatgaagttGAATGTATGACAATGCGTCAAAGTCTCAACTTTAATGcctattaa
- the LOC122848909 gene encoding F-box only protein 21-like, producing the protein MAADVLISFLPCEVIEYILINDNLTVNDLINFGKTCKLFYKTITSSNKIWRTKLFKRWPNLKENYEKNEIHGYEVRNWLGEYRISLEYRRELMKELSLMSSLHYKKQELSHSKLQNYDRLFRQELGAPPYAYYSIIDELISIIDESPLTSNLTHKYYAYKVIRYIRQCYLANEWNKFINLPENKQTLERGAILVSQWSQPEKRVSDLIVKSQLDNIADTTKKLLHDKNPCHPIYSTPIDVLNEWKDTNIYDNQWNSNDTREIMTVLCDVMFKKMLFHGNSEMYYSSVNSFIDQVLEKRRGIPITLAIVFESVARRLGVRCEAVSFPSHFLLRWKESYTCDNQDECENFYIDVFNGGQFLTKNSCPKISGISRCPIERHNVHKATSAIEVVQRMANNLEIAGRQRTHLNGRAARLRSALDLLYLVRPYDPNTILHLARFYILHQMDLAELVVILRNMEKNLDLASKGQVNHILRMLEDYENHTIVINEEDTVPKIHPEKVKYAVGMIMRHRSYGYLCVITGWDEKCEATPDWMNEMGIDELLNGQNQPFYHLFADDGSIRYAAEENLTVAPNPNLVCHDEIGRFFYKYCITHYLPNAEKQKEYPTDDQIHDDYFHISLDL; encoded by the exons ATGGCAGCTGACGTGTTGATATCATTTTTGCCCTGTGAAGTTATTGaatacatattaataaatgataatttaacagtaaatgatttaataaattttggtaaaacttgtaaattattttacaaaacaattacaagtagtaataaaatatggcgtacaaaattatttaaaag atggccaaatttaaaagaaaattatgaaaaaaacgaaatacaTGGTTATGAAGTTAGAAATTGGCTTGGTGAATATCGAATTAGTTTAGAATATCGTAGAGAATTAATGAAAGAACTGTCATTAATGTCATCATTACactataaaaaacaagaattatCACATTcgaaattacaaaattatgatAGATTATTTCGACAAGAACTTGGTGCTCCACCTTATgcttattattcaataattgatgaattaataagTATCATTGATGAATCACCATTAACAAGTAATTTAACACATAAATATTATGCTTATAAAGTCATAAGATATATACGTCAATGTTATTTAGCAAATGAatggaataaatttataaatttacctgaaaataaacaaactctTGAACGTGGTGCAATATTAGTATCACAATGGAGTCAACCAGAAAAACGTGTATctgatttaattgttaaatcacAACTAGATAATATTGCTGATACaactaaaaaattactacATGATAAAAATCCATGTCATCCAATATATTCAACACCAATTGATGTTTTAAATGAATGGAAagatacaaatatatatgataatcAATGGAATTCAAATGATACAAGAGAAATAATGACTGTTCTATGTGAtgttatgtttaaaaaaatgttatttcatGGTAATAGTGAAATGTATTATTCATCagttaattcatttattgatcAAGTATTGGAAAAACGTCGTGGTATACCAATAACATTAGCAATTGTATTTGAAAGTGTTGCTAGACGTTTAGGTGTACGTTGTGAAGCTGTTAGTTTTCcatcacattttttattacgtTGGAAAGAAAGTTATACATGTGATAATCAAGATGaatgtgaaaatttttatattgatgtaTTTAATGGTGGacaatttttaactaaaaatagtTGTCCAAAAATAAGTGGTATATCAAGATGTCCAATTGAAAGACATAATGTACATAAAGCAACATCAGCTATTGAAGTTGTACAACGTATGGctaataatttagaaattgCTGGTAGACAAAGAACACATTTAAATGGACGTGCAGCACGTTTAAGATCAGcacttgatttattatatcttGTACGTCCATATGATCCAAATACAATATTACATCTTGCTAgattttatattcttcatcAAATGGATTTAGCTGAATTGGTTGTTATATTACGTAACATGGAAAag aatcttGATTTAGCATCAAAAGGACAAGTCAATCATATTCTTCGAATGCTTGAAGATTATGAAAATCACACGATAGTTATTAATGag GAGGACACTGTACCTAAAATACATCCAGAGAAGGTAAAATATGCTGTTGGTATGATTATGAGACATCGTAGCTATGGTTATTTATGTGTTATAACTGGATGGGATGAAAAATGTGAAGCAACACCAGATTGGATGAATGAAATGGgcattgatgaattattaaatggtCAAAATCAACcattttatcatctttttgCTGATGATGGATCAATTCGTTATGCTGCTGAag aAAATTTAACAGTTGCACCAAATCCTAATTTGGTTTGTCACGATGAAATtggtagatttttttataaatattgtatcacACATTATTTGCCAAATGCTGAGAAACAAAAAGAATATCCAACTGATGATCAAATACATGATGactattttcatatttcactcgatttataa